The Petropleomorpha daqingensis genome includes a window with the following:
- a CDS encoding DUF202 domain-containing protein, giving the protein METQPERTGLAWQRTALGVLGVAGLIAHGALLAGDLLLVLLAGGVALLGLALLGAVAPRRYRGVLRAIDAGEDAVTRRSVPLAVGVVVVAALAAAVAVLAYS; this is encoded by the coding sequence GTGGAGACCCAGCCCGAGCGCACCGGCCTCGCCTGGCAGCGGACCGCGCTGGGCGTGCTCGGCGTCGCGGGGCTGATCGCGCACGGCGCCCTCCTGGCCGGCGACCTGCTGCTGGTCCTGCTCGCCGGCGGGGTGGCCCTGCTCGGCCTCGCGCTGCTCGGCGCCGTCGCTCCCCGGCGCTACCGCGGGGTGCTGCGCGCGATCGACGCGGGAGAGGACGCGGTCACCCGGCGCTCGGTGCCGCTGGCCGTCGGTGTCGTGGTGGTGGCGGCGCTGGCCGCGGCGGTCGCCGTCCTCGCCTACTCCTGA
- a CDS encoding MFS transporter — MPLPQWAAQQPPPQYGPPPQYGPPPGGHPPPQSPTVPDAALPPPPPPKATVTRVAASRTRELTGNAVRRVQAASRADGAGESGLTQLLWVNALHMAGDAMIAVSLAGTLFFAATTDAQRGNVALYLLVTMAPFAVLAPVIGPVLDRLQTGRRWALAASALGRALLALVMAAHYDDIWLYPAALGVLVLSKAHNVLRAAVVPRVLPPQMSLTSANARQSVFGLITAGIFGGLAAGIAKVFGFTPELYVTAAVLAVAGVLALRLPKHVDVPTGEQPADVLSTGPQPDGRRRRQVNPHVVLGLRANAALRGLGGFLTIFSAFLVEGTVEGGWPATFALGGIAAAAGAGSILGTAIGSRLHAVDPDRLVLISAGVATAVTVVAAFFFSLPMAALVAGVSAVTNALGKVALDAIIQREVPESLRASAFSKSETILQLAWVIGGGIGIALPAIGWLGFTVAAALLVLAVGLILFSLHRGRRAAAQPVRPEAPTTPMGEQWG, encoded by the coding sequence ATGCCGCTGCCCCAGTGGGCCGCTCAGCAGCCGCCGCCCCAGTACGGGCCGCCTCCTCAGTACGGACCCCCGCCCGGTGGCCATCCCCCGCCCCAGTCCCCCACCGTGCCCGACGCCGCCCTCCCCCCGCCGCCCCCGCCGAAGGCCACCGTCACCCGGGTCGCGGCGTCGCGCACCAGGGAGCTGACCGGCAACGCGGTGCGCCGGGTGCAGGCGGCCAGCCGGGCCGACGGCGCCGGCGAGAGCGGCCTGACCCAGCTGCTGTGGGTCAACGCCCTGCACATGGCCGGCGACGCGATGATCGCCGTCTCGCTGGCCGGCACCCTGTTCTTCGCGGCCACCACCGACGCGCAGCGCGGCAACGTGGCGCTGTACCTGCTGGTCACGATGGCGCCGTTCGCCGTCCTGGCCCCGGTGATCGGCCCCGTGCTCGACCGGCTGCAGACCGGCCGGCGGTGGGCGCTGGCCGCCAGCGCGCTGGGCCGGGCGCTGCTCGCGCTGGTGATGGCCGCGCACTACGACGACATCTGGCTCTACCCCGCCGCGCTCGGCGTCCTCGTGCTGTCCAAGGCGCACAACGTGCTGCGCGCCGCCGTCGTCCCGCGGGTGCTGCCCCCGCAGATGTCGCTGACCTCGGCCAACGCCCGGCAGTCGGTGTTCGGCCTGATCACCGCCGGCATCTTCGGCGGCCTCGCCGCGGGGATCGCGAAGGTCTTCGGGTTCACCCCCGAGCTGTACGTCACCGCGGCGGTGCTCGCGGTCGCCGGCGTCCTGGCGCTGCGGCTGCCCAAGCACGTCGACGTGCCCACCGGCGAGCAGCCCGCCGACGTGCTGTCCACCGGTCCGCAGCCGGACGGTCGCCGCCGGCGCCAGGTCAACCCGCACGTCGTCCTCGGGCTCCGGGCGAACGCGGCGCTGCGCGGGCTCGGCGGCTTCCTCACGATCTTCTCCGCGTTCCTCGTGGAGGGCACGGTCGAGGGCGGCTGGCCGGCGACGTTCGCCCTCGGGGGCATCGCCGCCGCGGCCGGTGCCGGCAGCATCCTGGGGACGGCGATCGGCTCGCGGCTGCACGCCGTCGACCCCGACCGCCTGGTGCTCATCTCCGCCGGGGTCGCGACGGCGGTCACCGTCGTCGCGGCGTTCTTCTTCAGCCTGCCGATGGCCGCGCTCGTCGCCGGCGTCTCCGCGGTCACCAACGCACTCGGCAAGGTCGCCCTCGACGCGATCATCCAGCGCGAGGTGCCCGAGTCGCTGCGTGCGTCGGCCTTCTCCAAGTCCGAGACGATCCTGCAGCTGGCCTGGGTGATCGGCGGCGGCATCGGCATCGCGCTGCCGGCGATCGGCTGGCTCGGGTTCACCGTCGCCGCGGCGCTGCTGGTCCTGGCCGTGGGCCTGATCCTGTTCAGCCTGCACCGCGGACGGCGGGCGGCCGCACAGCCGGTCCGGCCCGAGGCCCCCACCACGCCGATGGGTGAGCAGTGGGGCTGA
- a CDS encoding MFS transporter — MFRSLRVRNFRLYASANLLSNTGTWMQRIGQDWLVLQLSGDSGVALGLITALQFGPTLLLSMYGGMLGDRYDKRRVLLITQGLMGVLALVLGLLVATGGIALWHVFVLAALLGAVSAIDAPVRQAFVSEMVGPDLLANAVSLNSTIFNGARLIGPAVAGLLIGASGGDTAPAFFVNAGSFAFTMGALVLMRASELRRSAPVARAKGQLREGLRYTAAHPDLVLAMLLALIIGTFGFNFQVTIALMARETFGLGAQDFGLLSTTFAIGSLTGALLSTRRSARPRQRFLVIAAMVFGVLTVVAGLMPSYASFAVMLVPAGASALIYSVAANSFVQLGADPQMRGRVMALYFMCFMGGTPVGAPVIGWIAEHWGAPWGLIIGGIVVVLAAGGVGLWLARGRQVRLEAGVAPPRLALRVGVPSAPLRAAEEAAAGSASATTRAAG, encoded by the coding sequence ATGTTCCGTTCGCTGCGGGTGCGCAACTTCCGGCTGTACGCCTCGGCGAACCTGCTCAGCAACACCGGCACGTGGATGCAGCGCATCGGCCAGGACTGGCTGGTGCTGCAGCTGTCCGGGGACAGCGGGGTCGCGCTCGGGCTGATCACCGCCCTGCAGTTCGGGCCCACGCTGCTGCTGAGCATGTACGGCGGGATGCTCGGCGACCGCTACGACAAGCGCCGCGTGCTGCTGATCACCCAGGGCCTCATGGGCGTGCTCGCCCTGGTGCTCGGCCTGCTGGTCGCCACCGGGGGCATCGCCCTCTGGCACGTGTTCGTGCTCGCGGCGCTTCTCGGCGCGGTCTCGGCCATCGACGCGCCGGTCCGCCAGGCGTTCGTCTCCGAGATGGTCGGGCCGGACCTGCTGGCCAACGCGGTCAGCCTCAACTCCACGATCTTCAACGGCGCCCGGCTGATCGGCCCGGCCGTCGCCGGCCTGCTGATCGGGGCCTCGGGGGGCGACACCGCGCCGGCGTTCTTCGTCAACGCCGGCAGCTTCGCCTTCACGATGGGCGCGCTGGTCCTCATGCGCGCGAGCGAGCTGCGCCGCAGCGCACCGGTCGCCCGGGCCAAGGGGCAGCTGCGCGAGGGGTTGCGCTACACCGCGGCCCACCCCGACCTGGTGCTCGCGATGCTGCTCGCGCTGATCATCGGCACCTTCGGCTTCAACTTCCAGGTCACGATCGCGCTCATGGCCCGCGAGACGTTCGGGCTCGGCGCGCAGGACTTCGGCCTGCTCTCCACCACCTTCGCCATCGGCTCGCTCACCGGGGCGCTGCTGTCCACCCGGCGCAGCGCCCGTCCGCGGCAGCGGTTCCTCGTGATCGCCGCGATGGTCTTCGGAGTGCTGACCGTCGTCGCCGGGCTGATGCCGAGCTACGCCTCGTTCGCCGTGATGCTCGTGCCCGCCGGCGCCTCGGCGCTGATCTACAGCGTGGCGGCCAACAGCTTCGTCCAGCTCGGCGCCGATCCGCAGATGCGCGGGCGGGTCATGGCGCTCTACTTCATGTGCTTCATGGGCGGCACGCCCGTCGGGGCGCCGGTGATCGGCTGGATCGCCGAGCACTGGGGCGCGCCGTGGGGGCTGATCATCGGCGGCATCGTCGTCGTCCTGGCCGCGGGCGGCGTCGGGCTGTGGCTGGCGCGCGGCCGGCAGGTCCGGCTCGAGGCCGGCGTCGCCCCGCCCCGGTTGGCGCTGCGGGTCGGCGTGCCGTCGGCCCCGCTGCGGGCCGCCGAGGAGGCCGCCGCCGGGTCGGCGTCGGCGACCACGCGCGCTGCTGGTTGA
- a CDS encoding DUF2771 family protein: MLLAVLTGCGSTGSSSDGPPTVTVETGSQTVTVKPTQYCLDGDGRRYDTTPPVIEVSPDSPITFTVPKDVAAQGWSVQVFDDKLEEKIGSVDVGKGTTVFDRINSSDVVPAAFYLVVVEDKGGPCGVFSGAWPVGFIRPGSRTTGTGSATPSG; this comes from the coding sequence GTGCTCCTCGCGGTCCTGACCGGTTGCGGCAGCACGGGCAGCTCGTCCGACGGCCCGCCGACGGTCACCGTCGAGACGGGCAGCCAGACCGTCACGGTCAAGCCCACCCAGTACTGCCTGGACGGCGACGGCCGGCGCTACGACACCACGCCGCCGGTGATCGAGGTCTCCCCCGACTCGCCGATCACGTTCACGGTGCCGAAGGACGTCGCCGCACAGGGCTGGAGCGTCCAGGTCTTCGACGACAAGCTCGAGGAGAAGATCGGCTCGGTCGACGTCGGCAAGGGCACGACCGTGTTCGACCGGATCAACAGCTCCGACGTCGTCCCGGCTGCCTTCTACCTCGTGGTGGTCGAGGACAAGGGCGGCCCGTGCGGCGTCTTCTCCGGCGCCTGGCCGGTCGGCTTCATCCGTCCCGGCAGCCGGACGACGGGCACCGGCAGCGCGACCCCGTCGGGTTAG
- a CDS encoding MarR family winged helix-turn-helix transcriptional regulator has product MSRTTLDTAALAHDLRLAVMRFSRRLRGQRVDTSVTLTHLAALSTLKRFGPMSPGELAAHERVQPPSMTRVVVALEGMGLVTRTPHPTDGRQVVIDLTPAADELLATEARAREAWLSGQLQQLTAEERAVLREAAVIIDKLASG; this is encoded by the coding sequence GTGAGTCGGACGACGCTGGACACCGCGGCGCTCGCTCACGACCTCCGCCTCGCCGTCATGCGGTTCTCCCGCCGGCTGCGCGGCCAGCGGGTCGACACCTCGGTGACGCTCACGCACCTCGCCGCGCTGTCGACGCTCAAGCGCTTCGGGCCGATGAGCCCGGGCGAGCTGGCGGCGCACGAGCGGGTCCAGCCGCCGTCGATGACCCGTGTCGTCGTGGCGCTCGAGGGCATGGGTCTGGTGACCCGCACCCCGCACCCGACCGACGGCCGCCAGGTGGTCATCGACCTGACGCCGGCGGCCGACGAGCTGCTCGCCACCGAGGCCCGGGCCCGCGAGGCCTGGCTGTCGGGGCAGCTGCAGCAGCTCACCGCCGAGGAGCGCGCGGTGCTGCGGGAGGCGGCAGTGATCATCGACAAGCTGGCCAGTGGGTGA
- a CDS encoding DUF2530 domain-containing protein produces MPAPTRPAPPPLKVDTTRVVLIGTGLWAVALVVLLILGDRVDRMWTWTCVAAIVLAVIGLGIMKWQGQLGRKD; encoded by the coding sequence GTGCCCGCGCCCACGCGTCCCGCTCCGCCCCCGCTGAAGGTCGACACCACCCGGGTCGTGCTCATCGGGACCGGGCTGTGGGCGGTGGCCCTCGTCGTCCTGCTGATCCTCGGCGACCGCGTCGACCGGATGTGGACCTGGACCTGCGTCGCGGCGATCGTCCTGGCCGTCATCGGCCTCGGCATCATGAAGTGGCAGGGCCAGCTCGGCCGCAAGGACTGA
- a CDS encoding DUF3027 domain-containing protein has translation MSTPSSQGNVLIAAVDKARAAAVETAGDPELVGEHLGAVHEPTGAAELGEVVTHTFASRLPGYVGWHWAVTLAHVPAEDDVTVDEVVLLPGDQALLAPAWVPWHERLRPGDLSVGDVLPSTEDDPRLVPSYTAPDDSAEDPAGRVVADEIGLGRERVMSREGRHDAVGRWAAGDFGPRSAMARHAPGHCGTCGFWLPLAGSLRDRLGACGNAYAPADGRVVTVDYGCGAHSQATLVPADTREVELTARYDTADFDVI, from the coding sequence GTGTCCACGCCGTCCTCCCAGGGGAACGTCCTGATCGCCGCCGTCGACAAGGCGCGTGCCGCCGCCGTCGAGACCGCCGGCGATCCGGAGCTGGTGGGCGAGCACCTCGGCGCCGTCCACGAGCCGACCGGGGCCGCCGAGCTCGGCGAGGTGGTCACGCACACCTTCGCCAGCCGCCTGCCCGGCTACGTCGGCTGGCACTGGGCGGTCACCCTCGCGCACGTCCCGGCCGAGGACGACGTCACGGTCGACGAGGTCGTGCTGCTGCCCGGCGACCAGGCGCTGCTGGCCCCGGCGTGGGTGCCGTGGCACGAGCGGCTGCGCCCCGGCGACCTCTCCGTCGGCGACGTCCTGCCCTCCACCGAGGACGACCCGCGCCTCGTGCCCAGCTACACCGCCCCGGACGACTCCGCCGAGGACCCCGCGGGCCGCGTGGTCGCCGACGAGATCGGCCTCGGCCGCGAGCGGGTCATGTCCCGGGAGGGCCGCCACGACGCGGTCGGCCGGTGGGCCGCCGGCGACTTCGGTCCCCGGTCGGCGATGGCCCGGCACGCTCCCGGCCACTGCGGGACCTGCGGGTTCTGGCTGCCGCTGGCCGGTTCTCTGCGCGACCGGCTGGGTGCCTGCGGCAACGCCTACGCCCCGGCCGACGGCCGCGTCGTGACCGTCGACTACGGCTGCGGCGCGCACAGCCAGGCCACGCTCGTGCCCGCGGACACCCGCGAGGTGGAGCTCACCGCGCGCTACGACACCGCCGACTTCGACGTGATCTGA
- a CDS encoding endonuclease/exonuclease/phosphatase family protein, giving the protein MRIATFNILHGRSLDDGQVDVDRLADAVKTIDADVLGLQEVDRDQPRSMNADLTAVAAEAMGAVDSQFVAALSGTPGGTWMAATGEEQPGSASYGIGLVSRLPVVSWRVVRLPALRAKVPMWFKGRRRPIMVSDEPRVAVAAVIEGPGGQLTVTNTHLSFMPGWNALQLRRLVRSLTGTVEPLVLMGDLNMEQRQAASVSGLRLVATADTFPVDSPRRQLDHVLVRGPLRATGPATALRLPLSDHRALVVSVDVG; this is encoded by the coding sequence GTGCGCATCGCGACCTTCAACATCCTGCACGGACGGTCGCTCGACGACGGCCAGGTGGACGTGGACCGCCTCGCCGACGCCGTGAAGACGATCGACGCCGACGTCCTGGGCCTCCAGGAGGTCGACCGCGACCAGCCGCGGTCGATGAACGCTGACCTGACCGCGGTCGCGGCCGAGGCGATGGGCGCGGTCGACTCGCAGTTCGTCGCCGCGCTGTCGGGCACCCCGGGCGGCACGTGGATGGCGGCGACCGGCGAGGAGCAACCCGGCTCGGCCAGCTACGGGATCGGGCTGGTCTCCCGCCTGCCGGTCGTCTCGTGGCGGGTGGTCCGGTTGCCGGCGCTGCGCGCGAAGGTGCCGATGTGGTTCAAGGGCCGGCGCCGCCCGATCATGGTCAGCGACGAGCCGCGGGTGGCGGTCGCCGCGGTGATCGAGGGCCCCGGCGGGCAGCTCACGGTGACCAACACGCACCTGTCGTTCATGCCGGGCTGGAACGCGCTGCAGCTGCGCCGGCTGGTCCGGTCGCTCACCGGCACCGTCGAACCGCTCGTCCTCATGGGCGACCTGAACATGGAGCAGCGCCAGGCCGCCTCGGTCAGCGGGCTGCGGCTGGTCGCCACCGCCGACACCTTCCCCGTCGACTCGCCACGCCGGCAGCTGGACCACGTGCTGGTCCGCGGCCCGCTGCGCGCGACAGGGCCGGCGACCGCGCTGCGGCTGCCGCTGTCGGACCACCGCGCGCTGGTGGTGAGCGTCGACGTCGGGTAA
- a CDS encoding AMP-binding protein — MTAPALPSYSSGTSTVPLLGDTIGANLDRTAARVGEHEALVECATGRRWSYPQLVADVDACALGLDALGVAKGDRVGIWAPNCAEWVFVQFGTAKLGTILVNINPAYRTHELAYVLKQAGISVLVAAPSFKTSDYRAMVAEVRGDCPELREVLFIGDPEWERLMETGRAGDRSLLERREAELSADDPINIQYTSGTTGFPKGATLTHHNLLNNGFFVGEGCGYTEADRVCIPVPYYHCFGMGMGNLGSTSHGSTMVIPAPGFDPAATLQAVQDERCTSLYGVPTMFIAELGLPDFADYDLSSLRTGIMAGSPCPVEVMKRVVDEMGMTEVTICYGMTETSPVSTQTGADDDLDRRTSTVGRVHPHLEVKIVDPETGLTVPRGETGEFCTRGYSVMLGYWNEPEKTAEVIDRARWMHTGDLATMDAEGYLNIVGRIKDMVIRGGENVYPREIEEFLYTHPDVVDAQVIGVPDERYGEELMAWVRLRPEAEPLTAEALREFCSGRLAHYKVPRYVKVVEEFPMTVTGKIRKVEMREVSVEELGLQSAAAVKNA, encoded by the coding sequence ATGACCGCGCCCGCGTTGCCGTCCTACTCGAGCGGAACCTCCACGGTGCCGCTGCTCGGGGACACGATCGGGGCCAACCTCGATCGGACGGCGGCGCGGGTCGGCGAGCACGAGGCGCTCGTCGAGTGCGCGACCGGCCGCCGCTGGAGCTATCCGCAGCTGGTGGCCGACGTCGACGCCTGCGCGCTCGGCCTGGACGCGCTCGGCGTGGCCAAGGGCGACCGGGTCGGCATCTGGGCGCCCAACTGCGCCGAGTGGGTGTTCGTCCAGTTCGGGACGGCGAAGCTCGGCACGATCCTGGTCAACATCAACCCGGCCTACCGCACCCACGAGCTGGCGTACGTGCTCAAGCAGGCAGGCATCTCGGTGCTGGTCGCCGCGCCGTCGTTCAAGACCAGCGACTACCGCGCGATGGTGGCCGAGGTCCGCGGCGACTGCCCCGAGCTGCGCGAGGTGCTGTTCATCGGCGACCCGGAGTGGGAGCGGCTGATGGAGACCGGCCGCGCCGGCGACCGCTCGCTGCTGGAGCGCCGGGAGGCCGAGCTGTCGGCCGACGACCCGATCAACATCCAGTACACCTCGGGGACGACGGGCTTCCCGAAGGGCGCCACGCTCACCCACCACAACCTGCTCAACAACGGGTTCTTCGTGGGCGAGGGCTGCGGCTACACCGAGGCCGACCGGGTGTGCATCCCGGTGCCCTACTACCACTGCTTCGGCATGGGCATGGGCAACCTGGGCAGCACCTCGCACGGCTCGACGATGGTCATCCCGGCGCCCGGCTTCGACCCGGCGGCCACCCTGCAGGCCGTGCAGGACGAGCGCTGCACCTCGCTGTACGGCGTCCCCACCATGTTCATCGCCGAACTGGGCCTGCCCGACTTCGCCGACTACGACCTCTCCTCGCTGCGGACCGGGATCATGGCCGGCTCGCCGTGCCCGGTCGAGGTGATGAAGCGGGTCGTCGACGAGATGGGCATGACCGAGGTGACCATCTGCTACGGGATGACCGAGACCTCACCGGTCTCCACCCAGACCGGTGCCGACGACGACCTCGACCGGCGCACCTCCACCGTGGGCCGGGTGCACCCGCACCTCGAGGTGAAGATCGTCGACCCGGAGACCGGGCTGACCGTCCCGCGCGGGGAGACCGGCGAGTTCTGCACCCGCGGCTACTCGGTGATGCTCGGCTACTGGAACGAGCCGGAGAAGACCGCCGAGGTCATCGACCGCGCCCGCTGGATGCACACCGGCGACCTCGCGACGATGGACGCCGAGGGCTATCTGAACATCGTCGGCCGGATCAAGGACATGGTCATCCGCGGCGGGGAGAACGTGTACCCGCGGGAGATCGAGGAGTTCCTCTACACCCACCCCGACGTCGTCGACGCGCAGGTGATCGGCGTGCCCGACGAGCGCTACGGCGAGGAGCTCATGGCGTGGGTGCGGCTGCGCCCGGAGGCCGAGCCGCTGACCGCCGAGGCGCTGCGCGAGTTCTGCAGCGGCCGGCTGGCGCACTACAAGGTGCCGCGCTACGTCAAGGTCGTCGAGGAGTTCCCGATGACGGTCACCGGCAAGATCCGCAAGGTCGAGATGCGCGAGGTCTCCGTCGAGGAGCTCGGCCTCCAGTCCGCCGCCGCCGTCAAGAACGCCTGA
- a CDS encoding cold-shock protein: MPTGRVKWFNPEKGFGFLSREDGPDVFVHKDALPTGTTELKPGQRVEFGIVAGRRGDQALQVRVLDPLPSVAATHAAASRKKPDELVPIIEDLIKLLDDVSNTLRRGRHPDRAESRKVAAVLRAVAGDLES; this comes from the coding sequence GTGCCCACCGGCAGAGTCAAGTGGTTCAACCCGGAGAAGGGGTTCGGCTTCCTGTCCCGTGAGGACGGGCCGGATGTCTTCGTGCACAAGGACGCCCTCCCGACCGGCACCACCGAGCTCAAGCCCGGGCAGCGGGTCGAGTTCGGCATCGTCGCGGGACGACGGGGCGACCAGGCGCTGCAGGTGCGGGTGCTCGACCCGCTGCCGTCGGTGGCGGCCACCCACGCCGCGGCCAGCCGCAAGAAGCCCGACGAGCTCGTGCCGATCATCGAGGACCTGATCAAGCTGCTCGACGACGTGTCGAACACGCTGCGTCGGGGCCGGCACCCCGACCGGGCCGAGTCGCGCAAGGTCGCCGCGGTGCTGCGCGCGGTCGCCGGCGACCTGGAGAGCTAA
- a CDS encoding nucleotidyltransferase family protein, with protein sequence MTSAERDEVRELLKRTAVALKQDGVPFALCGGYAAWARGAPEPEHDADFLVPEADAERAAKALADAGLEVADPAEDWLLKVVGEHTFVDVLWRTCGHPVEGDLLDRAEELPVLSVIMPVLGATDIVVTKLMALDEHYCDFARLLPVARALREQVDWPRVRRDVATNDFAVVFLQLLDRLGVAPAQE encoded by the coding sequence GTGACGTCGGCGGAGCGGGACGAGGTCCGGGAGCTGCTCAAGCGGACGGCCGTCGCGCTCAAGCAGGACGGCGTCCCTTTCGCGCTGTGCGGCGGGTACGCCGCCTGGGCCCGCGGAGCGCCGGAACCCGAGCACGACGCCGACTTCCTCGTCCCCGAGGCCGACGCCGAGCGGGCCGCCAAGGCGCTCGCCGACGCCGGGCTCGAGGTCGCGGACCCGGCCGAGGACTGGCTGCTCAAGGTGGTCGGCGAGCACACGTTCGTCGACGTCCTGTGGCGGACCTGCGGCCACCCGGTGGAGGGCGACCTGCTCGACCGCGCCGAGGAGCTCCCGGTCCTCTCGGTGATCATGCCGGTGCTCGGTGCGACCGACATCGTCGTCACCAAGCTGATGGCCCTCGACGAGCACTACTGCGACTTCGCCCGCCTGCTGCCGGTCGCCCGGGCGCTGCGCGAGCAGGTCGACTGGCCGCGGGTGCGCCGCGACGTCGCGACCAACGACTTCGCCGTCGTCTTCCTGCAGCTGCTCGACCGGCTGGGCGTCGCCCCGGCTCAGGAGTAG
- a CDS encoding NCS2 family permease, which yields MAEKSRPTKGATASSADDGTPAEVVTKAPRRSEGPRARPKNGLDRYFSITARRSTVGREVRGGITTFFTMAYIVILNPIILSGADINGNKLPFAAVTAVTALVAAVMTILMGVVGRYPLALAAGLGINAIVAVYAATQMTWPEIMGLIVLEGLLITLLVLTGFRRAVFEAIPAQLKTAIAVGIGFFLTIVGLADAGVIRPGQGALISFGVNGNLAGWPLLVFVVGLLLTAVLVVRRVKGALLIGIVVSTVLAIVIEAIADIGARGVDGSNPHGWALQVPKFPSDVVSSPDLSIIGHFSLFGGFSRIGIISALLIVFALMIADFFDTVGTVTAVGAEGDLLDEDRNLPGSQPVLLVDSLAAAAGGASSVSSNTTYIESASGVADGARTGLASVVTGVLFLVAMFFSPLVGVVPSEAAAPALVIVGALMISQVRFLVWDDLTLSIPAFLTIALMPFTYSITNGIGAGVVSYVLLRTVTGRRKDVHPLMWLIAVLFVIYFAIEPLTQIL from the coding sequence ATGGCCGAGAAGTCCCGCCCGACGAAGGGCGCCACCGCGTCGAGCGCCGACGACGGGACCCCCGCCGAGGTGGTGACCAAGGCCCCGCGCCGCAGCGAGGGTCCGCGCGCCCGTCCCAAGAACGGTCTCGACCGCTACTTCTCGATCACCGCGCGCCGCTCCACCGTGGGCCGCGAGGTGCGCGGCGGGATCACCACGTTCTTCACGATGGCCTACATCGTGATCCTGAACCCGATCATCCTGTCGGGCGCGGACATCAACGGGAACAAGCTGCCGTTCGCCGCGGTCACCGCCGTGACCGCGCTGGTCGCCGCGGTGATGACGATCCTCATGGGCGTCGTCGGCCGGTACCCGCTGGCGCTGGCCGCCGGGCTGGGCATCAACGCGATCGTCGCGGTCTACGCCGCCACCCAGATGACCTGGCCCGAGATCATGGGCCTGATCGTGCTCGAGGGCCTGCTCATCACGCTCCTCGTGCTCACCGGCTTCCGTCGCGCGGTGTTCGAGGCGATCCCGGCCCAGCTGAAGACGGCGATCGCGGTCGGCATCGGCTTCTTCCTCACCATCGTCGGGCTGGCCGATGCCGGCGTCATCCGGCCGGGGCAGGGCGCGCTGATCAGCTTCGGCGTCAACGGCAACCTCGCCGGCTGGCCGCTGCTGGTCTTCGTCGTCGGCCTGCTGCTGACCGCCGTCCTCGTCGTCCGGCGGGTCAAGGGCGCGCTGCTCATCGGCATCGTCGTCTCGACGGTCCTGGCGATCGTCATCGAGGCGATCGCCGACATCGGCGCGCGCGGCGTCGACGGCTCCAACCCGCACGGCTGGGCGCTGCAGGTGCCGAAGTTCCCGTCCGACGTCGTCTCCTCGCCGGACCTGTCGATCATCGGCCACTTCTCGCTGTTCGGCGGGTTCAGCCGGATCGGCATCATCTCCGCCCTGCTCATCGTCTTCGCGCTGATGATCGCCGACTTCTTCGACACCGTCGGCACGGTGACCGCGGTCGGCGCCGAGGGCGACCTGCTCGACGAGGACCGCAACCTGCCCGGCTCGCAGCCGGTGCTCCTGGTCGACTCCCTGGCCGCCGCGGCCGGTGGCGCGAGCAGCGTCTCGTCCAACACGACCTACATCGAGAGCGCCTCCGGTGTCGCCGACGGCGCCCGCACCGGTCTGGCCAGCGTCGTCACCGGCGTGCTGTTCCTGGTCGCGATGTTCTTCAGCCCGCTGGTGGGTGTCGTGCCCTCGGAGGCGGCCGCCCCGGCGCTGGTCATCGTCGGCGCGCTGATGATCAGCCAGGTCCGGTTCCTGGTGTGGGACGACCTGACGCTGTCGATCCCGGCGTTCCTGACGATCGCGCTCATGCCGTTCACCTACTCGATCACCAACGGCATCGGCGCCGGCGTCGTCAGCTACGTCCTGCTGCGCACCGTCACCGGCCGCCGCAAGGACGTCCACCCGCTGATGTGGCTGATCGCGGTGCTGTTCGTCATCTACTTCGCGATCGAGCCGTTGACCCAGATCCTCTGA
- a CDS encoding YidH family protein, with protein MSEPDHPDYRFTLANERTLLAWLRTGLALVAGGVAVATYAPDLGVRWGSTVLALVLVLIGLGAALGGYARWRANEAAIRAGRPLPDNRMAPALVAVVAGVLVVALALVAVELLRR; from the coding sequence GTGAGCGAGCCCGACCACCCCGACTACCGGTTCACGCTGGCCAACGAGCGCACCCTGCTCGCCTGGCTGCGCACCGGCCTGGCCCTGGTCGCCGGCGGGGTCGCCGTCGCCACCTACGCACCCGACCTGGGCGTTCGCTGGGGCAGCACCGTGCTCGCGCTCGTCCTCGTGCTCATCGGCCTCGGTGCCGCGCTCGGCGGGTACGCCCGGTGGCGGGCCAACGAGGCCGCGATCCGCGCCGGCCGCCCGCTGCCCGACAACCGCATGGCACCGGCGCTGGTCGCCGTCGTCGCGGGGGTCCTCGTGGTGGCGCTGGCGCTGGTCGCCGTCGAGCTGCTGCGGCGGTGA